A region from the Dethiosulfovibrio faecalis genome encodes:
- a CDS encoding LamB/YcsF family protein, which yields MYKIDLNSDLGESFGAYTMGKDGQVLESVSSANVACGFHAGDPSVMVETVKMASSRGVAIGAHPGYPDLVGFGRRNLKCTPDQVYADCLYQIGAISAACRATGTSLQHVKPHGAMYNTAAKDLEMARAIACAVKDGGDNLILMGLSGSLFQKAAEETSVPFASEAFADRAYMADGTLVPRSMEGAVIHDSDEAASRVVRMIKEGIVTTLSGEDIELSPHSICLHGDTAEAVEMSRELRKTLEAEGIEIANLREVLKL from the coding sequence ATGTACAAGATAGATCTGAACAGCGATCTGGGCGAGAGTTTCGGCGCCTACACCATGGGAAAGGACGGCCAGGTCCTGGAAAGCGTCTCCTCCGCCAACGTGGCCTGCGGCTTTCACGCAGGAGACCCGTCGGTCATGGTCGAGACCGTGAAGATGGCCTCGTCCAGAGGCGTCGCCATAGGGGCCCATCCGGGCTATCCCGACCTGGTCGGGTTCGGACGGAGAAACCTGAAGTGCACCCCCGACCAGGTCTACGCCGACTGCCTCTACCAGATAGGGGCCATTTCCGCGGCCTGCAGGGCTACGGGAACCTCGCTACAGCACGTCAAACCCCACGGAGCCATGTACAACACCGCGGCCAAGGATCTAGAGATGGCCAGGGCCATAGCCTGCGCCGTGAAGGACGGAGGGGATAACCTGATTCTCATGGGGCTGTCGGGATCGCTGTTCCAGAAGGCGGCGGAGGAAACAAGCGTTCCCTTCGCTTCGGAGGCCTTCGCCGATCGAGCCTACATGGCCGACGGGACCCTCGTCCCCAGGAGCATGGAGGGAGCGGTCATACACGACTCCGACGAGGCGGCGTCCAGGGTGGTCAGGATGATAAAAGAGGGCATCGTCACGACCCTGTCCGGAGAGGATATAGAGCTTAGCCCCCACTCGATCTGTCTGCACGGCGACACCGCCGAGGCGGTGGAGATGTCCAGAGAACTCAGAAAGACGCTGGAGGCGGAGGGAATAGAGATAGCCAATCTCAGGGAGGTGCTGAAACTATGA
- a CDS encoding putative hydro-lyase yields MKATDYGGSTPQEVREIIRRGEWTKPTPGMCKGRVQANLIVLPKDWAYDFLVFAQRNPTPCPILDITEPGDTEARIMAPGSDISKDIPRYVVWENGVNIDEPTDVSSYWRDDLVGFLLGCSFSFESALMEADIPIRHIEENRNVPMYITSMKCRPAGRLSGPMVVSMRPIPARQVPKAVLCTGRFPEVHGAPVHVGDPEAIGIKDISKPDFGDSVTIRPGEVPVFWGCGVTPQAALMASKPPFAITHAPGHMMILDPKDADLAVF; encoded by the coding sequence ATGAAAGCCACGGACTACGGCGGATCTACGCCTCAAGAGGTCAGGGAAATAATCAGAAGAGGGGAATGGACCAAGCCCACCCCGGGGATGTGCAAGGGAAGGGTTCAAGCCAATCTGATAGTCCTCCCCAAGGACTGGGCCTACGACTTCCTCGTCTTCGCCCAGAGAAACCCGACCCCCTGCCCCATACTGGACATCACCGAACCGGGCGACACCGAGGCCAGGATAATGGCCCCCGGCTCGGACATATCCAAGGATATTCCGAGATACGTGGTCTGGGAAAACGGCGTCAATATCGACGAGCCCACCGACGTCAGCTCCTACTGGCGGGACGACCTGGTCGGCTTCCTTCTGGGCTGTTCCTTCTCCTTCGAGAGCGCCCTAATGGAGGCGGATATTCCGATAAGGCACATCGAGGAAAACCGCAACGTCCCCATGTACATCACCTCCATGAAGTGCCGTCCGGCCGGTAGGCTGTCGGGGCCTATGGTGGTCAGCATGAGACCCATCCCGGCGAGACAGGTTCCCAAGGCGGTTCTGTGCACAGGACGCTTCCCGGAAGTACACGGAGCCCCGGTTCACGTAGGAGACCCTGAGGCGATAGGGATAAAGGACATCTCCAAGCCCGACTTCGGCGACTCGGTCACGATCCGTCCCGGCGAGGTCCCGGTATTCTGGGGATGCGGAGTGACGCCCCAGGCGGCGCTGATGGCCAGCAAACCTCCCTTCGCGATAACCCACGCTCCGGGACACATGATGATACTGGACCCCAAGGACGCCGATCTGGCGGTGTTCTGA